From the genome of candidate division WOR-3 bacterium, one region includes:
- a CDS encoding radical SAM protein, which yields MLDRYNREITYLRISVTDRCNLRCFYCMPREGVQKKKHSSIISYENIVKIVEASAGLGIKKIRLTGGEPLVRVGIEDLVAMIDEIGKIEEICMTTNGTYLADKAVKLKENGLDRVNVSLDTLDPERYKRITRVGDIRPVFKGIEKAIEAGLGVKINTVVLNDTTREDIEKMKEFCAKLEISLQLINAYNLGQKKIETTFDRPPKCEDCNRIRLLSDGKLKPCLHSNIEIEVDFNDIQGSIIKTIMAKPSKGYVCVNRTMSEIGG from the coding sequence ATGTTAGACAGATATAACCGCGAAATAACCTACCTTAGAATTTCCGTCACCGACAGGTGCAACCTTAGATGCTTTTATTGTATGCCCAGAGAAGGTGTTCAGAAAAAAAAGCATTCATCGATTATTTCATACGAAAACATAGTAAAAATTGTCGAAGCCTCTGCCGGATTGGGAATAAAAAAAATACGACTCACTGGAGGCGAACCGCTGGTACGTGTTGGAATTGAGGACCTGGTGGCTATGATAGATGAAATAGGAAAAATAGAAGAGATCTGCATGACGACCAACGGAACTTATCTGGCAGATAAGGCAGTCAAGTTGAAAGAAAACGGACTGGACAGAGTCAACGTTTCACTCGACACACTAGATCCCGAAAGATACAAAAGAATCACACGGGTGGGGGATATAAGACCGGTTTTCAAAGGCATCGAGAAAGCAATAGAAGCGGGTCTCGGCGTCAAAATCAACACAGTGGTTCTCAATGACACAACAAGAGAAGACATCGAGAAAATGAAGGAATTCTGTGCGAAACTCGAGATCTCTCTCCAGCTTATAAATGCTTACAACCTCGGTCAAAAAAAAATTGAAACTACATTCGACAGACCTCCCAAATGCGAGGATTGCAACAGGATAAGACTGCTCTCAGACGGCAAACTCAAACCCTGTCTTCACAGCAACATTGAAATTGAAGTTGATTTCAACGACATCCAAGGGAGCATTATCAAAACAATTATGGCAAAGCCCAGTAAGGGATATGTCTGCGTCAACAGGACCATGAGCGAGATAGGAGGATAA
- a CDS encoding alpha/beta fold hydrolase produces MKIEEVFLPIVLLISCSQRHSSGISPLPPQTTYNIAVDNNQVGYETIKREQVHDTIIVSSTQERPFRLRPITYESKLILAPGVASSQVVSYRCFEELPGQRISFRLKYEKPWIILLQNSVVSSPRYYNSDPKDPDGPAIIEWDRALLIEILVNRYILKDSVWERVQEIPVIIPSAFGEWGGAAIELTRLKGDTAEFRIVYRKEIEKDSMLFWGNDSVYAIVRTIMRGDGRAGTLLQSRVVLPSGVTLSIFEDSEAPLTLAKPKIFSFNPENYKIEEAVFSGSDGVRLSGSLYLPISGDNSPGVLFIHSSAAVDRREMGVFSSLAHKLASTGSFAVLTYDKRGTGNSEGSYDSLHWGVLASDAALALDHLMSTPGVDTGNVFIIGHGEGALIAFDLASDPAYKDRIKGVVSLGATSLNPVDSGNIEMLVLQAIERQWSEERLRKQIEDLELGLENLRNTDEYWTEIAGFPGERENLAYARSLLDFEPLEKIGNSNCYFLFLHGEEDQFVSPDNASKLFESSSARNLTNDISKLVLLPGLDANFAFPTIEGKDGYVEYFKLPEDAGEEISLSDTIYQWILEALDENQAQITEGE; encoded by the coding sequence ATGAAAATAGAAGAAGTGTTTTTGCCCATTGTATTACTGATTTCTTGCTCCCAAAGACATTCTTCGGGAATCTCCCCCCTTCCTCCTCAAACAACTTACAACATAGCCGTCGATAACAATCAAGTGGGTTATGAAACAATCAAAAGGGAACAAGTCCATGACACGATAATAGTCTCTTCTACCCAGGAGAGGCCTTTCAGGTTAAGGCCGATAACATACGAATCAAAATTGATACTTGCCCCCGGGGTCGCGTCTTCACAGGTAGTAAGTTACAGGTGTTTCGAAGAATTACCCGGACAAAGAATATCTTTCAGGTTAAAATACGAAAAACCCTGGATAATACTTCTCCAAAACAGTGTTGTCTCTTCTCCGAGGTACTACAACAGTGACCCCAAGGATCCTGATGGACCTGCGATAATAGAGTGGGATAGGGCTCTGCTTATAGAAATTCTCGTAAACAGGTATATACTTAAAGACTCTGTCTGGGAGAGAGTTCAGGAAATTCCGGTCATCATACCTTCAGCTTTTGGTGAATGGGGTGGGGCGGCTATAGAGTTGACGAGGCTGAAAGGAGATACAGCGGAATTCAGGATTGTCTACAGAAAAGAAATTGAAAAGGATTCAATGTTGTTCTGGGGTAATGACAGCGTCTACGCTATCGTGAGGACGATTATGAGGGGTGACGGAAGAGCCGGGACGTTGCTACAATCCAGGGTAGTTCTTCCTTCGGGTGTAACTCTGAGCATTTTCGAAGATTCGGAAGCTCCTTTGACCCTTGCCAAACCAAAAATATTTTCATTCAATCCTGAAAATTACAAAATAGAGGAAGCCGTATTCAGCGGCAGTGACGGAGTGAGACTTTCCGGATCCCTATATTTGCCGATATCCGGTGATAATAGTCCGGGTGTCTTGTTCATACACTCGAGCGCCGCGGTCGACAGACGCGAAATGGGAGTGTTTTCCTCCCTCGCTCACAAATTGGCTTCGACAGGTTCTTTTGCTGTATTGACATACGACAAACGAGGCACGGGCAATAGCGAGGGCAGTTATGACTCTCTGCATTGGGGCGTTTTAGCTTCAGACGCCGCCCTGGCTTTAGACCATCTGATGTCAACACCCGGTGTCGACACCGGAAATGTTTTTATCATCGGACATGGAGAAGGAGCTCTAATAGCTTTTGATCTCGCTTCCGATCCGGCCTATAAAGACAGAATAAAAGGTGTCGTATCACTCGGAGCTACTTCCCTTAATCCTGTGGATTCAGGGAATATCGAGATGCTTGTCCTTCAGGCAATAGAGAGGCAGTGGTCTGAAGAAAGGCTCAGAAAGCAAATTGAAGACCTTGAATTGGGTTTGGAAAATCTTAGAAATACAGACGAATACTGGACTGAAATAGCTGGTTTTCCAGGGGAGAGGGAAAACCTCGCCTATGCGAGATCCCTTCTCGACTTTGAACCTCTTGAAAAAATCGGAAATTCAAACTGCTACTTTCTTTTTCTCCATGGTGAAGAAGACCAATTTGTGTCTCCTGATAACGCCAGTAAACTTTTCGAAAGTTCTTCAGCGAGAAATCTGACGAATGACATCTCAAAACTCGTCCTGTTACCAGGTTTGGACGCGAATTTCGCTTTTCCTACGATTGAAGGGAAAGACGGTTATGTCGAATATTTCAAGCTTCCAGAGGATGCGGGAGAAGAGATATCACTGAGCGACACGATTTACCAATGGATCCTTGAAGCCTTGGATGAAAATCAGGCTCAAATTACGGAAGGGGAATAA
- a CDS encoding MogA/MoaB family molybdenum cofactor biosynthesis protein: MKVSVITISDRAYAGVYEDLSGPEIENVIKEAYPKAQIKRGIVPDEEKSILKAFKENYDCDFIFTSGGTGISERDVTPDVTKKYCERELPGLSTAILVESLKETPNAMLSRLYAGTKGRTIIVNFPGSVKAAKLCAGVVAKIMPHALKMFLGESH, from the coding sequence GTGAAAGTATCTGTTATTACGATATCTGACAGAGCTTACGCGGGAGTATACGAAGACCTTTCGGGCCCTGAAATAGAAAATGTGATTAAAGAGGCGTATCCCAAAGCACAGATAAAGCGCGGGATTGTCCCCGATGAAGAAAAATCAATACTCAAAGCTTTCAAAGAAAACTACGACTGCGATTTTATTTTTACGAGCGGGGGAACAGGGATATCCGAAAGAGATGTAACTCCCGATGTCACAAAAAAATACTGCGAACGCGAACTTCCAGGGCTGTCGACGGCAATTTTAGTCGAGAGCTTAAAAGAGACTCCGAACGCGATGCTGTCAAGGCTTTACGCGGGAACCAAGGGCAGGACGATAATCGTAAATTTTCCCGGCTCTGTCAAAGCCGCAAAGCTTTGCGCTGGTGTCGTGGCGAAGATTATGCCTCATGCTTTGAAGATGTTTTTGGGAGAAAGTCATTGA
- the fdhD gene encoding formate dehydrogenase accessory sulfurtransferase FdhD, with protein MYKKIQITRFDLRTGESKLEDRIIVESVLRIFINGSHFSSLVCTPSFVEELAVGNLFSEGFIEDSEEISSVRKSEEGTSVFVDLKKATDHSFADNEFIITSGCGRSSTASFDFEGEIKKNQTPGDVNPIFILSLFREFHEKSVLFSQTGGVHSAALCDENGIISFMDDIGRHNAVDKIIGRSLLQGEKGENKFLIFSGRISSEIFLKAHRFGVYMIASRSAPTDRSVDMAKASNIRLIGFARGQTLNLYN; from the coding sequence ATGTATAAAAAAATCCAAATTACAAGGTTTGACCTGCGAACAGGAGAAAGCAAGCTGGAAGACAGAATCATAGTCGAATCTGTCCTCAGGATTTTCATCAACGGATCCCACTTCTCATCCCTTGTCTGCACTCCATCTTTCGTCGAAGAGCTTGCTGTAGGCAACCTTTTTTCGGAGGGATTCATAGAAGATTCGGAAGAAATATCTTCCGTCAGGAAGAGCGAAGAAGGGACATCGGTTTTTGTTGATCTTAAAAAAGCGACTGACCATTCATTCGCCGATAATGAATTTATAATAACTTCCGGATGCGGCAGGTCTTCCACAGCATCATTCGATTTCGAGGGAGAGATAAAAAAAAATCAGACTCCAGGAGACGTCAACCCGATATTCATTCTCTCACTTTTCAGAGAATTCCATGAAAAATCCGTTTTATTCTCCCAGACGGGGGGTGTCCATTCAGCGGCTCTCTGTGATGAAAACGGGATAATTTCGTTCATGGATGACATAGGCAGGCATAACGCGGTCGATAAAATCATCGGCAGATCTCTTTTACAGGGGGAAAAAGGCGAAAACAAGTTTTTAATATTTTCCGGAAGAATTTCATCTGAAATCTTTCTCAAAGCTCACAGATTCGGAGTCTATATGATAGCGTCGCGTTCAGCGCCTACAGACAGATCCGTTGATATGGCGAAGGCTTCAAACATCAGACTCATAGGCTTTGCAAGAGGTCAAACACTAAATTTATATAACTGA
- the moaC gene encoding cyclic pyranopterin monophosphate synthase MoaC, translating into MKFTHADELGKAGMVDVSGKKLVNRFARAEGKIELSKETLNLIKENAVAKGDVLAVANLAGIQGAKKTPELVPLSHNIPLEHVKLSFDFAPDGILISAESKTESKTGVEMEALTAVAIASLTIYDMCKAVDRNMRITGIKLVEKRKDL; encoded by the coding sequence ATGAAGTTCACTCATGCAGACGAACTAGGAAAAGCCGGAATGGTTGATGTCTCGGGGAAAAAATTGGTTAACAGATTCGCTCGGGCTGAAGGTAAAATCGAGCTTTCAAAAGAGACTTTAAATCTAATCAAAGAAAACGCCGTCGCAAAAGGCGACGTGCTCGCTGTGGCGAATTTAGCTGGAATTCAAGGCGCAAAAAAAACACCTGAACTGGTGCCTCTCTCCCACAACATCCCGCTTGAGCACGTCAAACTTTCATTTGATTTCGCTCCAGACGGAATACTGATAAGCGCCGAATCGAAGACAGAATCCAAGACAGGCGTCGAAATGGAAGCTCTGACAGCGGTTGCGATAGCATCTTTGACGATTTACGATATGTGTAAAGCCGTTGACAGGAATATGAGAATAACGGGAATTAAGCTTGTAGAAAAGAGAAAGGATTTATGA
- a CDS encoding molybdopterin molybdotransferase MoeA translates to MLHPDKAVEFLLGKKMVLKSEPVLIENALGRPLNYDVYSKMDLPPYKKAAMDGFAYDFVDLSDEFRITEFIPAGKTPEKKVSSGECAKIMTGGIVPEGADTIIRKEYAEEKDGKMKIIRAEEAQNIVKQGEYVKKDQIVLQKCIVGPKEISVLVSSGYREIMMPVSPLIGVITTGNELEEPGRPLSYGKIYDSNLFEISSLLDSCFFRKKLYMRVSDDLYEMTGIIGKALDECDIVLITGGSSVGDLDLTGRAFIKNGLEIRFDSLAIKPGKPTMFGEREGKFAFGMPGNPVSVFVIFEMIVKPFVYNLMKFSYKPNTQKGIYEEGRIRETAERVEYLPVKIDQGIVKNVNYHGSGDIVALTRSNALLKFDIGQKVFKPGSQVDVRQI, encoded by the coding sequence ATGCTTCATCCTGATAAAGCTGTCGAATTTCTTTTGGGAAAGAAAATGGTTCTAAAAAGTGAACCGGTACTCATTGAAAATGCTCTTGGAAGACCACTTAACTACGATGTGTATTCCAAGATGGATTTGCCCCCTTACAAAAAAGCTGCAATGGACGGTTTTGCCTATGATTTTGTAGATCTGTCCGACGAATTCCGAATAACTGAGTTCATCCCGGCGGGGAAAACGCCTGAAAAAAAGGTTTCGAGCGGAGAATGCGCGAAAATAATGACAGGCGGAATAGTTCCAGAGGGAGCCGACACCATAATCAGAAAAGAATACGCTGAAGAAAAAGACGGAAAAATGAAAATAATAAGAGCCGAAGAAGCTCAAAACATTGTCAAACAGGGAGAATACGTAAAAAAAGACCAAATAGTCCTTCAAAAATGCATTGTTGGACCAAAAGAAATCAGCGTTCTTGTTTCATCGGGATACAGGGAAATAATGATGCCAGTCAGTCCTCTTATTGGAGTCATAACGACAGGAAACGAACTCGAAGAGCCTGGTAGGCCGCTTTCTTACGGTAAAATATACGACAGCAACCTATTTGAAATTTCCTCGCTTCTGGATTCATGCTTTTTCAGAAAAAAACTTTACATGAGAGTTTCTGACGATTTATACGAAATGACGGGCATAATAGGCAAAGCCCTCGATGAATGCGATATAGTACTCATTACAGGAGGCTCTTCAGTGGGAGATTTGGATTTGACGGGAAGGGCTTTTATAAAGAACGGATTGGAAATAAGGTTCGACTCTTTGGCTATAAAACCCGGAAAACCGACGATGTTCGGAGAGAGGGAAGGAAAATTCGCATTTGGAATGCCAGGAAATCCTGTTTCGGTCTTCGTGATCTTTGAGATGATTGTTAAGCCTTTTGTGTACAATCTCATGAAGTTTTCGTACAAACCGAATACCCAAAAAGGGATATACGAGGAAGGTCGCATCAGAGAAACAGCTGAGAGGGTCGAATATTTGCCGGTGAAAATAGATCAGGGAATAGTCAAAAACGTTAACTACCATGGCTCAGGAGACATAGTGGCTCTTACAAGGTCAAACGCGCTTTTAAAATTTGACATAGGGCAGAAAGTATTTAAGCCCGGGTCGCAAGTGGATGTTAGACAGATATAA
- a CDS encoding 4Fe-4S dicluster domain-containing protein yields the protein MAADRLIISKENLLKFVSGMRKNSKVFAMQKNEFGDVAFLPVEEEHNILLKAHKPLMPSAREVLFGQIEPMIEFEKVGNTTKLRSVDQTEETVLFGLPNCDAAAIKYTDNFFSKREFIDFYYNRAREKLTLITMACLTPPSESCFCATMKTGPFAENGFDLQLTDMENGDYFVNVGSEKGSFLISENSSLFRQAKTDEVKLWESKKEKAMTLPVATNFTKEIALENMMSNPVKEKVLEEITDRCLSCGACNYVCPTCTCFNVKDLQKDDKGLRMRVIDSCILSGYFRMAGGHNPKERKEQRTRNRYYCKILWDKLKFGDTGCVGCGRCYDSCPVKIDIKEVFQSLM from the coding sequence ATGGCTGCCGATAGATTGATTATCTCGAAAGAGAACCTTCTCAAATTTGTCTCCGGTATGAGAAAGAACTCTAAAGTTTTTGCCATGCAAAAAAATGAGTTTGGTGATGTAGCTTTTCTGCCCGTAGAAGAGGAACATAACATACTTCTAAAAGCCCACAAACCTTTAATGCCTTCAGCGAGGGAAGTTTTGTTCGGGCAAATTGAACCGATGATAGAATTTGAAAAAGTGGGGAATACGACCAAGCTCAGGAGTGTTGACCAAACAGAAGAGACTGTATTGTTTGGTTTGCCGAATTGTGACGCGGCCGCGATAAAATACACGGATAATTTTTTCTCAAAACGCGAATTCATAGACTTTTATTACAATAGAGCGAGAGAAAAATTGACTTTAATAACCATGGCGTGCCTGACTCCTCCTTCTGAGAGTTGTTTCTGCGCTACTATGAAAACAGGACCGTTTGCAGAAAATGGATTTGATCTTCAATTGACCGATATGGAAAACGGGGATTATTTTGTCAATGTCGGCAGTGAAAAGGGGAGTTTTTTAATTTCAGAAAACTCTTCTCTATTCAGGCAAGCTAAAACCGATGAAGTGAAACTTTGGGAATCCAAAAAAGAAAAAGCCATGACTTTGCCGGTGGCCACAAATTTCACAAAGGAGATAGCTCTCGAAAATATGATGTCAAATCCTGTGAAAGAAAAAGTTCTCGAAGAAATAACAGACAGATGTCTGTCATGCGGAGCCTGTAATTATGTCTGTCCTACATGCACTTGTTTCAATGTGAAAGACCTGCAAAAAGACGACAAAGGCTTGAGGATGAGGGTAATCGACTCCTGTATTTTAAGCGGATATTTTAGGATGGCCGGAGGACACAATCCAAAAGAAAGAAAAGAACAACGTACACGCAACCGTTACTACTGTAAGATATTATGGGATAAATTGAAATTCGGTGATACTGGGTGTGTTGGTTGCGGGAGGTGTTATGATTCGTGTCCGGTAAAAATCGACATAAAAGAAGTATTTCAGTCTTTAATGTAA
- a CDS encoding MOSC domain-containing protein codes for MKKYFFVLSVNVSNERGTKKTPVDKIVLKKNWGIQGDAHAGKWHRQVTLLAIEDINEIAKERTDITFGDFAENITTKGAALSNLPIGTEIHLGKAVLKVTQIGKKEDENAIKKLLGISALPKKGVFAEVMEEGEIDSESICYYDI; via the coding sequence ATGAAAAAATATTTTTTCGTTCTCTCAGTCAATGTATCCAATGAGAGGGGAACGAAAAAAACGCCTGTTGACAAAATTGTCTTGAAAAAAAACTGGGGAATACAAGGGGATGCTCACGCCGGAAAATGGCACAGGCAAGTCACATTGCTCGCGATTGAAGACATCAATGAAATAGCAAAAGAAAGAACCGACATAACATTTGGCGATTTCGCGGAAAACATCACTACAAAAGGAGCTGCCCTTTCGAACCTTCCGATTGGAACCGAAATTCACCTGGGCAAAGCGGTTTTGAAGGTGACCCAGATAGGGAAAAAAGAAGATGAAAACGCCATAAAAAAGCTTTTAGGTATCAGCGCTTTGCCTAAAAAAGGCGTTTTCGCCGAAGTTATGGAGGAAGGGGAAATAGACAGTGAAAGTATCTGTTATTACGATATCTGA
- a CDS encoding molybdenum cofactor guanylyltransferase, with protein MKSSAAVILAGGKSTRFGSDKAFAKFGDSTLVESVFYCLKKIFENIIIVTNNPGHFPRFDALIVKDRVAGKGPLGGIYTGLKMSISPRIFVFACDMPFLNEGFINYMISIDKGDVIVPKIGCFTEPLHAIYSLSCLEHIEKQLLVNDNKIQNFFGKVDTVYIAEKTSRKFDPELKMFFNINEKKDITRIINV; from the coding sequence ATGAAGAGCAGCGCTGCTGTTATTCTCGCCGGTGGAAAAAGCACCCGGTTCGGGAGTGACAAAGCTTTTGCAAAATTCGGGGACTCGACTCTGGTCGAGTCCGTTTTCTACTGCCTGAAAAAAATCTTTGAAAATATAATAATCGTCACAAATAACCCCGGGCATTTTCCACGTTTCGATGCATTGATTGTCAAAGATAGAGTCGCCGGCAAAGGTCCTTTAGGAGGTATCTATACGGGACTAAAAATGTCAATTTCACCCAGAATATTCGTTTTTGCATGCGATATGCCTTTTTTAAATGAAGGTTTTATCAATTACATGATTTCTATAGATAAAGGAGATGTAATCGTTCCGAAAATCGGCTGTTTCACGGAGCCACTGCACGCAATATACTCATTATCATGCCTTGAACACATTGAAAAACAGCTTCTTGTAAACGATAACAAGATCCAGAATTTTTTTGGAAAAGTTGACACGGTTTATATAGCGGAAAAAACATCGAGAAAATTTGATCCGGAACTTAAAATGTTTTTTAATATCAATGAAAAAAAAGATATCACCAGGATCATCAATGTATAA
- a CDS encoding FAD/NAD(P)-binding protein gives MEKNEYLPRAVKIKKVNDLVFDVKHYTLEFKDGQPFAWKPGQFVQVSIFGKGEAPISITSTCERGDNLEIAVRKVGTLTDALHDLKDGQEFFVRGPYGNSFPWKEYEGKDVLFVAGGIGLLPLRSVMNAVFNNREKYGKIWILYGAKCPAECVYDDEMARWAKYDDVEVLRTVDSPDESWKGSVGVVTKLFEKVQFDASRTVAYVCGPPIMIKFTNMTLEEKQMRPEDIITTMEMHMKCGIGKCGHCLIGHKYCCTDGPVFTQAELNLLDME, from the coding sequence ATGGAAAAAAATGAATATCTACCCCGAGCGGTAAAAATAAAAAAAGTAAATGATCTGGTTTTCGACGTAAAACACTACACACTGGAATTCAAGGACGGACAGCCTTTTGCCTGGAAACCGGGACAGTTTGTTCAAGTGTCCATTTTCGGAAAAGGCGAAGCTCCCATATCAATCACTTCAACTTGCGAAAGAGGGGACAATCTTGAAATAGCTGTCAGAAAAGTGGGAACGCTGACTGACGCCCTGCATGATCTGAAGGACGGGCAAGAATTTTTTGTCAGAGGTCCTTATGGAAACTCTTTTCCATGGAAGGAATACGAAGGAAAAGACGTTCTTTTTGTCGCTGGAGGTATAGGTCTATTGCCTTTAAGGTCTGTCATGAACGCCGTTTTCAACAATCGCGAAAAGTACGGGAAGATATGGATACTCTATGGAGCTAAATGCCCAGCCGAGTGCGTCTATGATGATGAAATGGCAAGATGGGCAAAATACGATGACGTCGAAGTATTGAGAACTGTGGACAGCCCAGATGAAAGTTGGAAAGGAAGCGTCGGAGTTGTAACCAAACTTTTCGAGAAAGTTCAGTTCGACGCGTCGAGGACCGTAGCCTATGTCTGTGGCCCTCCCATAATGATAAAATTCACGAATATGACTCTTGAAGAAAAGCAAATGAGACCTGAAGACATTATTACGACAATGGAAATGCACATGAAGTGCGGAATCGGAAAGTGCGGGCATTGTCTTATCGGACACAAGTACTGCTGCACAGACGGGCCTGTTTTCACCCAGGCTGAACTAAATCTGTTGGACATGGAATAG
- a CDS encoding formate/nitrite transporter family protein, protein MAEVINVGCKTPANVAETLSRTTCVQKTAASNWKLIILGIFAGVYIGFGASIATLVASDSAKFFGVGMGKFFTGAVFSVGLMLVVIAGAELFTGNNLMLMSALDKKVSIFKVLFKWLVVYLANFIGSVLLAYLIYLSGLWKGGEFLTGITAIKIASAKVSLPWVEAFVRGILCNILVCLAVWMALAATNVIGKIFAIFFPIMTFVAMGFEHSIANMYFIPLGLFLKGTAAAGASGLDLSTLTWASFFIKNLIPVTLGNIVGGAGFVGALYWMVYVKDNK, encoded by the coding sequence ATGGCAGAGGTAATCAACGTCGGGTGCAAAACTCCAGCGAATGTCGCAGAAACACTTTCAAGGACTACTTGTGTCCAAAAGACGGCAGCTTCCAACTGGAAGCTCATTATTTTGGGAATTTTTGCCGGTGTCTATATCGGATTCGGAGCTTCGATAGCGACATTGGTCGCCTCGGACTCGGCAAAATTTTTCGGTGTTGGAATGGGCAAATTTTTCACGGGGGCGGTTTTCAGCGTTGGACTCATGCTCGTCGTCATAGCCGGAGCGGAACTCTTCACGGGAAACAACCTCATGCTAATGAGCGCTCTGGACAAAAAAGTTTCAATCTTTAAAGTTCTGTTCAAATGGCTCGTGGTCTATTTGGCGAATTTTATCGGTTCTGTTCTTCTCGCGTATCTTATTTATTTAAGCGGTCTTTGGAAAGGCGGAGAATTTTTAACCGGCATCACAGCTATTAAAATCGCATCCGCGAAAGTCAGTCTTCCCTGGGTTGAAGCTTTTGTAAGAGGCATTCTCTGCAACATACTCGTATGCCTGGCAGTCTGGATGGCTCTAGCCGCAACCAACGTAATCGGAAAAATTTTCGCGATATTTTTCCCGATAATGACATTCGTAGCCATGGGTTTTGAGCACAGCATCGCCAACATGTATTTTATTCCTCTGGGTCTTTTCCTCAAAGGAACAGCAGCAGCAGGGGCTTCAGGGCTCGACTTGAGCACATTGACGTGGGCTTCTTTCTTTATCAAAAATTTGATCCCCGTCACTCTCGGCAACATCGTTGGTGGAGCGGGATTTGTCGGTGCCCTGTATTGGATGGTTTACGTAAAAGACAATAAATGA